In Stigmatella aurantiaca, one DNA window encodes the following:
- a CDS encoding sensor histidine kinase translates to MSAANTADPYALRRMKGRTFVVSAGMMLASLGLQCLLFGVPPATLLWAQLFWVGSFMALGLGVRLGWLSHALAGPLSGLVCIVPLTVIIDYTGGPASPYFVTLISVPLLLAMFTPDSSVSTLVGLGAMVGAVGVLDARAGVPWEEFLRQAVVYLLIGSIGLYGGRTYQKLAAAERRAQEERLKALEQLAESERVRRQAEAQRSEVERLVLVGQLASGVAHEVNNPLAFVKSNLHYLDRELLGTLSPEKTELRELLNETRQGVLRIQQIVMDLRRFARPTLEPEEQGHPQEAMEEAQRMAAMRLHGQGEVVLEVPPELPPVRLGQRYLVQVLLNLLLNAADSVEGVVPPRPPRILMRARRTREGVRLEVEDNGTGIPQDVMPRLFDPFFTTKPPGKGTGLGLALCREYVARVGGTLCAENRPEGGARLILSLGEVPTRPRPLA, encoded by the coding sequence ATGAGTGCCGCCAATACCGCCGATCCCTATGCCCTGCGCCGGATGAAAGGACGGACCTTCGTGGTCTCGGCGGGCATGATGCTGGCGAGCCTGGGGCTTCAGTGCCTGCTCTTCGGGGTGCCACCGGCCACGCTGCTGTGGGCCCAGTTGTTCTGGGTCGGCAGCTTCATGGCGCTGGGGCTGGGCGTGCGCTTGGGGTGGCTGTCGCACGCGCTGGCCGGCCCCCTGTCCGGCCTGGTGTGCATCGTCCCGCTGACGGTGATCATCGACTACACCGGGGGGCCGGCGAGCCCCTATTTCGTGACGCTCATCTCCGTGCCGCTCCTGCTGGCGATGTTCACCCCGGACTCCTCGGTGTCCACGCTGGTGGGCCTGGGGGCGATGGTGGGCGCGGTGGGGGTGCTCGACGCGAGGGCGGGGGTGCCGTGGGAGGAGTTCCTGCGGCAGGCCGTGGTCTATCTCCTCATTGGAAGCATCGGGCTGTACGGGGGAAGGACCTACCAGAAGCTGGCGGCGGCGGAGCGGCGGGCCCAGGAAGAGCGCCTGAAGGCGCTGGAGCAGCTGGCGGAGAGCGAGCGCGTCCGGCGGCAGGCCGAGGCCCAGCGCTCGGAGGTGGAGCGGCTGGTGCTCGTGGGCCAGCTCGCCTCGGGCGTGGCGCACGAGGTGAACAACCCGCTGGCCTTCGTGAAGTCCAACCTGCACTACCTCGACCGGGAGCTGTTGGGCACGCTGTCGCCGGAGAAGACGGAGCTGCGCGAGCTGCTGAACGAGACCCGGCAAGGGGTGCTGCGCATCCAGCAGATCGTCATGGATCTGCGGCGCTTCGCGCGCCCCACGCTGGAGCCCGAGGAGCAGGGCCACCCGCAGGAGGCCATGGAGGAGGCCCAGCGGATGGCGGCCATGCGCCTGCACGGGCAGGGGGAGGTGGTGCTGGAGGTGCCCCCGGAGCTACCCCCGGTCCGCCTGGGGCAGCGCTACCTGGTGCAGGTGCTGCTGAACCTGCTCTTGAACGCGGCGGACTCGGTGGAGGGGGTGGTGCCGCCCAGGCCCCCCCGCATCCTCATGCGGGCCCGGAGAACGCGGGAGGGGGTCCGGCTGGAGGTGGAGGACAACGGGACGGGCATTCCCCAGGATGTGATGCCCCGGCTCTTCGATCCCTTCTTCACCACGAAGCCGCCCGGCAAGGGCACGGGGCTGGGGCTGGCGCTGTGCCGCGAGTACGTGGCCCGGGTGGGGGGAACGCTCTGCGCGGAGAACCGCCCCGAGGGCGGCGCCCGCCTCATCCTCTCGTTGGGAGAAGTGCCCACCCGCCCTCGCCCCCTGGCCTGA
- a CDS encoding GTP-binding protein, with translation MWLARTSAMPCPQSPGAPAGRSPPQELSVATVDLQGKRWTFIDCPSAPEAFQETQHALMISDAALVVCDAREDCARALAPVLRFLDSRRIPHFFFLNALNESGASVRALLSSLQVVSAHPLVLREFPLREGQRTVGVVDLVSEHSWGVTAASDAPPMVVPASQRPIEQAARRQMLERLADQDDELLEALVEDSVPPPEMLHEQMARALKDNRLVPVFIGSAEQGWGLAQLLEGLRHEAPTVEETRVRLHLTAEGGPLAQCFKTYHLPQEGKQCLMRLWRGQVEDGSTLGGIRIEGVLRPHGAAQHSIGTALMGEVMAIRRLDQVHTGDLVGADGVSRPNDWPQ, from the coding sequence ATGTGGCTGGCCCGCACGAGCGCCATGCCCTGCCCCCAGAGCCCCGGGGCCCCGGCGGGACGGAGCCCGCCCCAGGAACTCTCCGTGGCCACCGTCGATCTCCAGGGCAAGCGGTGGACCTTCATCGACTGTCCCAGTGCCCCCGAGGCCTTCCAGGAGACCCAGCACGCCCTGATGATCAGCGATGCGGCCCTGGTGGTGTGTGACGCGCGGGAGGACTGCGCGCGAGCCCTGGCCCCCGTGCTGCGCTTTCTCGACTCGCGCCGCATTCCGCACTTCTTCTTCCTCAACGCCCTCAACGAGAGCGGCGCCTCGGTGCGCGCCCTGCTGAGCTCCCTCCAGGTCGTCTCCGCCCACCCCCTGGTGCTCCGGGAGTTCCCCCTCCGGGAGGGCCAGCGCACGGTGGGCGTCGTGGACCTCGTGAGCGAGCACTCCTGGGGCGTGACCGCCGCGAGCGATGCCCCGCCGATGGTGGTTCCCGCCTCCCAGCGGCCCATCGAGCAGGCCGCCCGGCGCCAGATGCTGGAGCGGCTGGCGGATCAGGACGACGAGCTGCTCGAGGCGCTCGTCGAGGACTCGGTGCCGCCGCCCGAGATGCTCCACGAGCAGATGGCCCGGGCCCTGAAGGACAACCGGCTGGTGCCCGTCTTCATCGGCTCGGCCGAGCAGGGCTGGGGCCTGGCCCAGCTGCTCGAAGGGCTGCGCCACGAGGCGCCCACGGTCGAGGAGACCCGCGTGCGCCTGCACCTCACCGCCGAGGGAGGCCCCCTGGCCCAGTGCTTCAAGACGTACCATCTGCCCCAGGAGGGCAAGCAGTGCCTGATGCGCCTGTGGCGGGGACAGGTGGAGGACGGGAGCACCCTGGGCGGCATACGCATCGAGGGCGTGCTGCGCCCACACGGCGCGGCGCAGCACTCCATCGGCACCGCGCTGATGGGCGAGGTCATGGCCATCCGGCGCCTGGATCAGGTCCACACGGGGGATCTGGTGGGCGCCGACGGCGTCAGCCGCCCCAACGACTGGCCCCAGTAG
- a CDS encoding general secretion pathway protein GspE — protein MLGEILLERGVVNRAQLRLGLVHHHEVRVPLGRALVREGICTESQVLQALSDQLGIDAVALEKERLEPKLARLIPTRIAQQYRIVPLRLEQRDREVLHVALPAPASIEALDAVRAISGKPRVEPHLASDTALSRALAVLYGIREPAREPLEAAPSPSDEAALLLYGWPPVTSVLMTRVLARHGYETRVVTPLEVFHAGPSDIVVAPMQAMEGLLMGEARLNSALIIHGDSDGEGFERAQALGARGFLANPLDEELLLRAIHRLRPPASRGLRPVIPRGAPAPDLLPG, from the coding sequence ATGCTGGGCGAGATCCTTCTGGAGCGAGGCGTGGTCAACCGCGCGCAGCTCCGGCTGGGGCTGGTGCACCACCACGAGGTTCGCGTTCCGTTGGGCCGGGCCCTCGTGCGGGAAGGGATCTGCACCGAATCCCAGGTGCTTCAGGCCCTCTCGGATCAGCTCGGCATTGACGCCGTGGCCCTGGAAAAGGAGCGGCTCGAGCCCAAGCTCGCCCGGCTCATCCCCACCCGGATCGCCCAGCAATACCGCATCGTGCCCCTGCGGCTGGAGCAGCGAGATCGGGAGGTGCTGCACGTCGCCCTGCCCGCCCCTGCGTCCATCGAAGCCCTGGACGCTGTCCGCGCCATCTCGGGAAAGCCCCGGGTCGAGCCCCATCTGGCCTCCGACACCGCCCTCTCCCGGGCGCTCGCGGTGCTGTATGGCATCCGGGAGCCTGCCCGGGAGCCCCTCGAAGCTGCCCCCTCGCCCTCCGACGAGGCAGCCCTGCTGCTCTATGGCTGGCCGCCCGTCACCTCGGTGCTGATGACCCGGGTGCTGGCGCGGCATGGCTATGAGACGCGCGTGGTGACGCCCCTGGAGGTCTTCCACGCGGGCCCCTCCGACATCGTCGTCGCGCCCATGCAGGCGATGGAGGGGCTCCTCATGGGCGAAGCCCGGCTCAACAGCGCGCTCATCATCCATGGGGACTCGGACGGTGAGGGCTTCGAGCGGGCCCAGGCCCTGGGCGCACGGGGGTTCCTCGCCAACCCCCTGGACGAGGAGCTGTTGCTCCGGGCCATCCACCGGCTGCGGCCTCCCGCCTCGCGGGGTTTGCGGCCGGTGATTCCCCGCGGCGCCCCTGCCCCGGATCTCTTGCCCGGTTGA
- a CDS encoding class I SAM-dependent methyltransferase, translating to MVSVLLIGILTRFTDLLLLLVRPRLLRPYGSLWREEFRHTPYRARRTFEVIRALNASGQRFRELIYGETPLLTAILAFRRAGVGRGSRLVDLGAGRGRVLLAARWLGAEARGIELIADHVTRVEAPLARVGARLQVGDATQADLEDPTHVFTNWLALEPETKARLIERFRTCRPGTRFITVTRPIEAPDFVRHSRRWMLFTWGIESVWIHEYQPTEPPPGVRRPA from the coding sequence ATGGTGTCGGTGCTGCTCATCGGCATCCTCACCCGCTTCACCGACTTGCTGTTGTTGCTCGTCCGTCCCCGGCTGTTGAGGCCCTATGGGAGCCTCTGGCGGGAGGAGTTCCGGCATACGCCCTACCGGGCGCGGCGCACCTTCGAGGTGATTCGTGCCTTGAATGCCAGCGGCCAGCGCTTCCGGGAGCTCATCTACGGCGAGACGCCGCTGCTCACGGCGATCCTGGCCTTCCGCCGGGCGGGCGTGGGCCGGGGCAGCCGGTTGGTGGATCTCGGCGCGGGCCGGGGCCGGGTGCTGCTGGCGGCACGGTGGCTAGGCGCCGAGGCCCGTGGCATCGAGCTGATCGCGGACCACGTGACGCGGGTGGAAGCACCGCTGGCGCGCGTGGGGGCCCGCCTGCAGGTGGGCGATGCCACCCAGGCGGACCTGGAGGACCCCACCCACGTCTTCACCAACTGGCTGGCGCTCGAACCCGAGACGAAGGCGCGGCTCATCGAGCGGTTCCGGACGTGCCGTCCTGGAACCCGCTTCATCACCGTGACGCGGCCCATCGAAGCCCCGGACTTCGTGCGGCACTCCCGGAGGTGGATGCTCTTCACGTGGGGCATCGAATCCGTGTGGATTCACGAGTACCAACCCACGGAACCTCCTCCTGGAGTCCGCCGGCCCGCGTAG
- a CDS encoding tetratricopeptide repeat protein — protein MLGVLTLTAATGCEEKPEPAKIHRVKGSDHLSKKEWKEAAAAYELSLQADPKQDKVWEKKAYAHMQMGETDKAVESLLKLMEFKTEPAQKAELYRGLASLHMTGGQSDKAEQYFNEALKLEPKDEASLGWLAEIYSQRGGARSMAAAPVEADLQKSLEYYDKVIALNPNSANTYLNKRIVMAKYMEHEKQQKDVAELEAKENAKDAAKAAEARARAEQHQARMEEFKKQFDELSQKFSAATKAAKAAQAGAATK, from the coding sequence ATGCTCGGAGTGCTCACGCTGACGGCGGCCACCGGCTGTGAAGAGAAGCCGGAGCCCGCCAAGATCCACCGCGTGAAGGGCAGCGATCACCTCAGCAAGAAGGAATGGAAGGAAGCCGCCGCGGCGTACGAGCTGTCGCTCCAGGCGGACCCCAAGCAGGACAAGGTCTGGGAGAAGAAGGCCTACGCCCACATGCAGATGGGCGAGACGGACAAGGCCGTCGAGTCCTTGCTGAAGCTCATGGAGTTCAAGACCGAGCCCGCGCAGAAGGCGGAGCTGTACCGCGGCCTGGCGAGCCTCCACATGACGGGCGGCCAGAGCGACAAGGCCGAGCAGTACTTCAACGAGGCGCTGAAGCTCGAGCCCAAGGACGAGGCGTCCCTGGGGTGGCTGGCGGAGATCTACTCGCAGCGCGGCGGCGCGCGCTCCATGGCGGCCGCGCCGGTCGAGGCGGACCTGCAGAAGTCGCTCGAGTATTACGACAAGGTGATCGCGCTCAACCCGAACTCGGCCAACACGTACCTCAACAAGCGCATCGTGATGGCCAAGTACATGGAGCACGAGAAGCAGCAGAAGGACGTGGCGGAGCTGGAGGCGAAGGAGAACGCCAAGGACGCCGCCAAGGCCGCCGAGGCGCGGGCGCGGGCCGAGCAGCACCAGGCGCGCATGGAGGAGTTCAAGAAGCAGTTCGATGAGCTCAGCCAGAAGTTCTCCGCGGCCACGAAGGCCGCCAAGGCCGCTCAGGCGGGCGCCGCCACCAAGTAG
- a CDS encoding SulP family inorganic anion transporter, with protein sequence MSSNLSSSLIKDVPASLVVFLVALPLSLGIAVASGAPVQAGLIAAIVGGIVVGVLGGAPLQVSGPAAGLSVMVYGFVQKFGFETTCVVAAMAGILQIAAGSAGIAQAALAISPAVLQAMLAGIGILIALGQMHVLLGHTPKGSALNNILGLADSVPHVNVSALIVGGSTLFVLLAWNRFVAKRVRLIPGSLIAVVVGTLMSFFVPGEIPRVSIGAGVFQEFHLPTLGGHPIGDLVLAALALFVVASAESLLCAVATDQLHSGPRANLNRELFAQGVGNTLSGLVGGLPVTGVIVRSSTNIAADAKTRLSAILHGVWMLVFVLMFSGLLARVPMAALAALLVHVGVNLVKIKEIRKIAEFNEVIVYAVTLTGVVFINLLWGIGIGFALALVLLLRRTAKVNLSTETRGEEIHVTLRGHLSFLSVPAVTSQLRSIPAARTVHMRFEVDQIDHAAIEAIRAWRVGYQNAGGKVVKEPLDVLWRELLPRSLSPAA encoded by the coding sequence ATGAGTTCGAACCTTTCATCCTCGCTGATCAAGGACGTCCCCGCGTCCTTGGTGGTCTTCCTGGTCGCGCTGCCGCTGTCGCTGGGCATCGCCGTGGCGTCGGGAGCCCCGGTCCAGGCGGGCCTCATCGCCGCCATCGTCGGGGGCATCGTCGTGGGCGTGCTGGGCGGAGCGCCGTTGCAGGTGAGCGGTCCCGCGGCGGGCCTGTCCGTCATGGTCTATGGCTTCGTGCAGAAGTTCGGCTTCGAGACCACGTGCGTCGTCGCCGCCATGGCCGGCATCCTCCAGATCGCCGCGGGCTCGGCGGGCATCGCGCAGGCCGCGCTCGCCATCTCCCCGGCGGTGCTGCAGGCGATGCTGGCCGGTATCGGCATCCTCATCGCGCTGGGCCAGATGCACGTGCTGCTGGGCCACACGCCCAAGGGCTCGGCGCTCAACAACATCCTGGGGCTGGCGGACTCCGTGCCCCATGTGAACGTCAGCGCGCTCATCGTCGGCGGCTCGACGCTGTTCGTCCTCCTCGCGTGGAACCGCTTCGTGGCCAAGCGTGTGCGCCTCATCCCCGGCTCGCTGATCGCCGTGGTGGTGGGCACCCTCATGTCGTTCTTCGTGCCGGGTGAAATCCCCCGCGTGTCCATTGGGGCTGGCGTCTTCCAGGAGTTTCACCTGCCCACCCTGGGTGGCCATCCCATTGGGGACCTGGTGCTGGCGGCCCTGGCGCTCTTCGTGGTGGCCAGCGCCGAGTCGCTGCTGTGTGCCGTGGCCACCGATCAGCTCCACTCCGGGCCCCGGGCGAACCTGAACCGCGAGCTGTTCGCCCAGGGCGTGGGCAATACGCTCTCGGGCCTCGTGGGAGGCCTGCCCGTCACGGGCGTCATCGTGCGCAGCTCCACGAACATCGCCGCCGACGCGAAGACGCGCCTGTCGGCCATCCTCCACGGCGTGTGGATGCTGGTGTTCGTGCTGATGTTCTCCGGCCTGCTGGCGCGCGTGCCCATGGCGGCACTCGCGGCGCTGCTCGTGCACGTCGGCGTGAACCTGGTGAAGATCAAGGAGATCCGCAAGATCGCCGAGTTCAACGAGGTCATCGTCTATGCCGTCACCCTGACGGGCGTCGTCTTCATCAACCTGCTCTGGGGCATTGGCATCGGCTTCGCCCTGGCGCTGGTGCTGCTGCTGCGCCGCACGGCCAAGGTGAACCTCTCCACGGAGACGCGCGGCGAGGAGATCCACGTGACGCTCCGAGGCCACCTGAGCTTCCTGTCGGTGCCCGCGGTGACGTCGCAGCTGCGCTCCATCCCGGCGGCCCGCACGGTGCACATGCGGTTCGAAGTGGATCAGATCGATCACGCGGCCATCGAGGCCATCCGCGCCTGGCGCGTGGGCTACCAGAACGCAGGCGGCAAGGTCGTGAAGGAGCCGCTGGACGTGCTCTGGCGGGAGCTTCTACCCCGTTCGCTCAGCCCCGCCGCCTAA
- a CDS encoding DUF2309 domain-containing protein, whose amino-acid sequence MDTPSRVDGWLSECRPKLPIQNPLWAFIHNNILLNLEDRPFREVVREAAALYRARPYETEDFYRSELQRGRIRRESLEAVLAQALPGSGPDRVERFLAEPSFGNSVAPVPLLRAAPRLDAAYHASYDRLLQDFVVPLIASFLDQGMAAWANPFNEGALWGYFQASVHAAPGWGFDWAGPLKARQEAHERAGRTVDEIIDAEVREAAPEGQEAAYCLETLFALKGWSGMVMRLEAEPALAPVEAPQASLKDWLAVMLVSTHALDTWLMERHGTRRAEVLARPAVAPETVSLGRLHLWQEAYERSFAGDFLAHIEKGLRPDTPGAVSAAPRFQALMCMDDREESMRRALESKECGIETWGYVGFFNVDMRFEAVGASRATRQCPPVVEPSRTIKEVPLDGEAERLARARSAGRAGGRAQLFSFYHSRTLIRGFFVSLALGLLSFLPLVLKVLMPSRMTRLRRAVQRKAFPHPRTALALDAQGGYSLDEQANIVEGALKTIGLTRQFAPLVAVVAHGSTNTNNPFRQAYGCGACSGNPGEPNARAFTLMANRPEVRERLAARGLNIPATTLFVACYHDTSVDTVEVLDRDRLPAERLAEVAELEARMGRACRMNALERCQRFSQGPKVGLEAAAQHVLDRGHDLSQPRPEYGHNRVAACIVGRRELTAQTFLDRRSFLVSYDATQDQGGANMRSAILGTVPVAVNIAMDYYFSRVDNEGFGAGSKLPLNVVSLLGVLTGSKSDLRIGLAQQMVELHEPMRILVAVEATEKDLRHLIDTHPRMRRMVRGEWMRLVRIDPSTRAIELWEGQDFVPWRALWPEFREVKPPALPAILDLRHDRPAEVYA is encoded by the coding sequence ATGGATACCCCCTCTCGCGTGGACGGCTGGCTCTCCGAGTGCCGCCCCAAGCTGCCGATCCAGAACCCTCTTTGGGCTTTCATCCACAACAACATCCTGCTCAACCTGGAGGACCGGCCGTTCCGGGAGGTGGTCCGCGAGGCGGCGGCGCTCTACCGGGCGCGGCCCTACGAGACCGAGGACTTCTACCGCTCGGAGCTCCAGCGGGGCCGCATCCGGCGGGAGAGCCTGGAGGCGGTGCTCGCCCAGGCCCTGCCGGGCAGCGGGCCGGACCGGGTGGAACGGTTCCTGGCCGAGCCGTCGTTCGGCAACAGCGTGGCGCCGGTGCCGTTGCTGCGCGCCGCCCCGCGCCTGGACGCCGCATACCACGCCTCCTACGACCGGCTGCTGCAGGACTTCGTCGTGCCGCTCATCGCCTCGTTCCTCGACCAGGGCATGGCGGCCTGGGCCAACCCTTTCAACGAAGGGGCGCTCTGGGGGTACTTCCAGGCGAGCGTTCACGCCGCGCCGGGCTGGGGGTTCGACTGGGCGGGCCCGCTCAAGGCGAGACAGGAGGCCCACGAGCGGGCAGGGCGCACGGTGGACGAGATCATCGACGCCGAGGTGCGCGAGGCGGCCCCCGAGGGACAGGAGGCCGCGTACTGCCTGGAGACGCTCTTCGCGCTCAAGGGCTGGTCGGGCATGGTCATGCGCCTGGAGGCCGAGCCCGCGCTCGCCCCGGTGGAGGCGCCGCAGGCCTCGCTCAAGGACTGGCTGGCGGTGATGCTCGTCTCCACGCACGCGCTGGATACGTGGCTGATGGAGCGGCACGGCACCCGCCGGGCGGAAGTGCTGGCCCGGCCCGCGGTGGCCCCTGAGACGGTGTCCCTGGGCCGATTGCACCTGTGGCAGGAGGCCTACGAGCGGTCCTTCGCGGGCGACTTCCTGGCCCACATCGAGAAGGGGCTCCGTCCGGACACGCCCGGGGCGGTGAGCGCCGCGCCGCGCTTCCAGGCCCTGATGTGCATGGATGACCGGGAAGAGTCCATGCGGCGCGCGCTCGAGTCGAAGGAGTGCGGCATCGAGACCTGGGGCTACGTGGGCTTCTTCAACGTGGACATGCGCTTCGAGGCCGTGGGCGCCAGCCGCGCCACCCGCCAGTGTCCCCCCGTCGTCGAGCCCTCGCGCACCATCAAGGAAGTGCCCCTGGACGGAGAGGCCGAGCGGCTGGCGCGGGCGCGCAGCGCGGGCCGGGCCGGGGGCAGGGCGCAGCTCTTCAGCTTCTACCACTCGCGGACGTTGATCCGCGGCTTCTTCGTCTCGCTGGCGCTGGGGCTGTTGAGCTTCCTGCCACTGGTGCTGAAGGTGCTGATGCCCAGCCGGATGACCCGGCTGCGCCGCGCCGTGCAGCGCAAGGCCTTCCCGCACCCGCGCACGGCCCTGGCGCTGGATGCGCAGGGCGGGTACTCGCTGGATGAGCAGGCGAACATCGTTGAAGGCGCCCTGAAGACCATCGGGCTGACGCGCCAGTTCGCCCCGCTGGTGGCGGTGGTGGCCCACGGCTCGACGAACACGAACAACCCTTTCCGGCAGGCGTACGGCTGCGGCGCGTGCTCGGGCAACCCGGGCGAGCCCAACGCCCGGGCCTTCACGCTGATGGCCAACCGCCCCGAGGTCCGCGAGCGTCTGGCCGCGCGGGGCCTGAACATCCCGGCCACCACGCTCTTCGTGGCCTGCTACCACGACACCAGCGTGGACACCGTGGAGGTGCTCGACCGGGACCGGCTGCCGGCGGAGCGCCTCGCGGAGGTGGCGGAGCTGGAGGCGCGCATGGGCCGGGCGTGCCGGATGAACGCCCTGGAGCGGTGCCAGCGGTTCAGCCAGGGGCCCAAGGTGGGCTTGGAGGCGGCGGCGCAGCACGTGCTCGACCGGGGCCATGATCTCTCCCAGCCCCGGCCCGAGTACGGCCACAACCGCGTCGCGGCCTGCATCGTCGGACGGCGGGAGCTGACGGCGCAGACGTTCCTCGATCGCCGCTCCTTCCTCGTGTCGTACGATGCGACGCAGGACCAGGGTGGGGCGAACATGCGCTCGGCCATCCTCGGCACGGTGCCCGTGGCGGTGAACATCGCCATGGACTACTACTTCTCGCGCGTGGACAACGAGGGGTTCGGCGCGGGCTCCAAGCTGCCGCTGAACGTCGTGTCGCTGCTGGGGGTGCTCACCGGCTCCAAGAGCGACCTGCGCATCGGCCTGGCCCAGCAGATGGTGGAGCTGCACGAGCCCATGCGCATCCTCGTGGCCGTGGAGGCCACCGAGAAGGATCTGCGGCACCTGATCGACACCCATCCGCGCATGCGCCGCATGGTGCGGGGGGAGTGGATGCGGCTGGTGCGGATCGATCCCTCCACCCGTGCCATCGAGCTCTGGGAGGGCCAGGACTTCGTGCCCTGGCGTGCGCTGTGGCCGGAGTTCCGCGAGGTGAAGCCGCCCGCCTTGCCCGCCATCCTCGATCTTCGCCACGACCGGCCCGCCGAGGTGTACGCGTGA
- a CDS encoding proton-conducting transporter membrane subunit: MNLQNFSLLALAWAALIPAVLGIAQLCGLRLPERLTQRLAVAHAAGLLAAALVLGGLFVQTPERLVEVATPPLLVTHGYEWRVVLLIDRLSVTYMALVALIYPVIVRFSRPSFHREPGSQRYWFLVTLLAFALTSVSLAGNIDVLYLGWELVGVSSVMLIAFFRRNPRSYQNSLRALVYYRVCDLGLLGAAMWIHHALPTADFSHFAENASVPTAAGVALVLLFATLAKSAQFPMSPWLHRAMEGPASSSAIFYGALSVHLGPLLLLRTSALWMPHPGVRVAMAAVGLLTAVFATLVGHTRPDAKTSLAYATMAQLGLLYVEISLGLHTLALVHLCAHAGLRSWQFLRSSSLIQDFQDNPLVGTDVRLRRRARWELLLPVRARQSLYLAASRLFWLDSIQWRFIARPFLGFFTWLATLEDRLLGGSPRQRNS, translated from the coding sequence GTGAACCTCCAGAACTTCTCCCTGCTGGCCCTGGCCTGGGCGGCGCTCATTCCCGCCGTGCTCGGGATCGCCCAGCTGTGCGGCCTCCGGCTTCCGGAGCGGCTTACGCAGCGGCTCGCCGTGGCGCATGCCGCGGGGTTGCTGGCCGCGGCCCTGGTCCTGGGGGGCCTCTTCGTCCAGACGCCCGAGCGCCTCGTGGAGGTGGCGACGCCGCCCCTGCTCGTGACGCACGGCTACGAGTGGCGGGTGGTGCTGCTCATCGACCGGCTCTCCGTCACGTACATGGCCCTGGTGGCGCTCATCTACCCGGTCATCGTGCGCTTCTCCCGTCCGTCGTTCCACCGGGAGCCGGGCTCCCAGCGCTACTGGTTCCTCGTGACGCTGCTGGCCTTCGCGCTCACGTCCGTGTCGCTCGCGGGCAACATCGACGTGCTCTACCTGGGCTGGGAGCTGGTGGGCGTCTCGTCGGTGATGCTGATCGCCTTCTTCCGGCGCAACCCGCGCAGCTACCAGAACAGCCTGCGCGCGCTCGTCTACTACCGCGTGTGCGATCTGGGGCTGCTCGGCGCGGCCATGTGGATCCACCACGCGCTGCCCACCGCGGACTTCTCCCACTTCGCGGAGAACGCCTCGGTGCCCACGGCGGCGGGGGTGGCCCTGGTGCTGCTGTTCGCCACGCTGGCGAAGTCCGCCCAGTTTCCCATGTCGCCCTGGCTCCACCGCGCCATGGAGGGCCCGGCGTCCTCGAGCGCCATCTTCTATGGCGCGCTGTCCGTCCACCTGGGGCCCTTGCTGCTCCTGCGCACGAGCGCGCTGTGGATGCCGCACCCGGGGGTGCGCGTGGCCATGGCGGCGGTGGGCCTGCTGACGGCGGTGTTCGCCACGCTCGTGGGCCACACGCGCCCCGATGCGAAGACGTCGCTGGCCTATGCGACGATGGCGCAGCTCGGGCTGCTGTACGTGGAGATCAGCCTCGGGCTGCACACGCTCGCGCTCGTCCACCTGTGCGCGCACGCCGGCCTGAGGTCGTGGCAGTTCCTGCGCTCCTCCTCACTCATCCAGGACTTTCAGGACAACCCGCTCGTGGGGACGGATGTCCGCCTGCGGCGGCGTGCCCGCTGGGAGCTGCTGCTGCCCGTGAGAGCCCGCCAGTCGCTGTATCTGGCGGCCTCGCGGTTGTTCTGGCTGGACAGCATCCAGTGGCGCTTCATCGCGCGGCCCTTCCTGGGGTTCTTTACGTGGCTTGCCACCCTTGAGGACCGTCTGCTCGGGGGCTCCCCGCGCCAGCGGAACAGCTGA